In one Sander lucioperca isolate FBNREF2018 chromosome 7, SLUC_FBN_1.2, whole genome shotgun sequence genomic region, the following are encoded:
- the zmp:0000001167 gene encoding protein phosphatase 1 regulatory subunit 12A isoform X1 — protein MAATDHSRSEAAKQRRQDQLQRWLGSETDRTGLEARETSSGSGTRRAKVRFAQGAVFMAACSAGDREEVAALLRQGADINHANIDGLTALHQACIDENAEMVQFLVESGSDVNRGDNEGWTPLHAAASCGFIQIAKYLIEHGAHVGAVNSEGELPLDVATEDVMVRLLKGEIKKQAIDVDNARKEEERVMLQDAMAVLAGGGTLTPHPNTKATALHVAAAKGYIEVLKVLLQCGVDVDSRDIDGWTPLHAGAHWGQEEVCSLLADNMCDMGAVNNVGQTPLDVADENLTDTLEELQKKQNALRSEKEKQTPVIGTSPQISMVPVRTRRTSISRMSSKEKICLHEREKHPPPALQSSPAEDDEEEGQTGQSQGKASSSSSSEEESESESDAESEKAKNREIINNLNNKRNATSLLPTSMSTSTAASQVKKQDPGKPPASEAPVSWRTSLRKAGSSVTLGSAGLSDPSQDPSRPPETVVGMTRSASSPRLSSEADTKEPRLARVPPIPTRRLLSIPDNSPDNSNSWLSRSSSYTRRLHSQSGNDLTSSTPSLLHSSSYGKRLDDPTVTSASTGTSSAGLSRLNSILAQRLPQEQTEKKDQSAVTTSHSRSTATGEQEAKQRRKSYLTPVRDEEAEAQRKARSRHARQSRRSTQGVTLTDLQEAEKTMKTDNKGREKKEEEEKEKEKEAKAKKGEEGEVSWRSRIASLQKSDLLGLTQPAGTPRPQTSDRRDVEASTGESETERWARERRERRQARARRKAQRTGESDDNDPSGEEEFSGSGLDTQQSLNDSGVSDLCSARLLRPFNDCTQGDGSDTNDFKKLFEEVSRENSQLQSQLQDTQRIISQTRLDLEKATQRQERFTDCSALLELERKDRRMLERRMAELEEELKVLVDLRADNQRLKDENGALIRVISKLSK, from the exons ATGGCGGCTACTGACCATTCCCGGTCCGAAGCTGCCAAACAGCGACGGCAGGATCAGCTGCAGCGATGGCTGGGCTCAGAGACGGATCGGACGGGATTGGAGGCCCGGGAAACTTCGAGCGGTTCCGGGACGCGGCGGGCGAAAGTCCGGTTCGCACAAGGAGCCGTGTTTATGGCTGCCTGCTCCGCCGGAGACCGGGAGGAAGTGGCAGCGCTACTCCGGCAGGGAGCTGACATCAACCACGCCAACATAGATGGACTGACAGCGCTTCATCAG GCCTGCATTGATGAAAATGCTGAGATGGTGCAGTTTCTCGTGGAGAGCGGGAGTGATGTCAACAGAGGGGACAACGAGGGCTGGACTCCGCTGCACGCTGCAGCCTCCTGTGGCTTCATCCAGATCGCTAA ATACCTGATAGAGCATGGCGCTCACGTCGGGGCGGTGAACAGTGAAGGAGAGCTTCCTCTGGACGTGGCCACGGAAGACGTCATGGTGAGACTTCTCAAAGGGGAAATCAAAAAACAAG CAATAGACGTGGACAACGCCaggaaggaagaggagagggtCATGCTCCAGGATGCCATGGCAGTGCTGGCAGGAGGTGGCACCCTCACACCTCACCCAAATACCAAGGCAACCGCTCTGCACGTTGCCGCTGCCAAAGGCTACATTGAAGTCCTGAA GGTGCTGTTACAGTGTGGGGTGGATGTGGACAGCAGGGACATTGACGGGTGGACGCCCCTGCATGCAGGAGCTCACTGGGGGCAGGAGGAAGTGTGCTCCCTGCTGGCTGACAACATGTGTGATATGGGTGCCGTCAACAATGTG GGCCAAACACCTCTGGATGTAGCAGATGAGAACCTGACGGACActctggaggagctgcagaagaAGCAGAACGCT TTACGCAGcgagaaagagaaacagactCCTGTTATTGGGACCAGCCCGCAAATCTCCATGGTACCAGTTCGCACACGCAG GACTTCTATCTCTCGTATGAGCAGTAAGGAGAAGATCTGCCTCCACGAGCGAGAGAAGCACCCACCTCCTGCCCTGCAGAGCAGCCCGGCCgaggatgatgaggaggaaggcCAGACGGGGCAGAGCCAGGGGAAGGCCTCCAGCAGCTCCAGCTCGGAGGAAGAGAGCGAATCGGAGAGCGACGCAGAGTCGG AGAAAGCAAAAAACCGAGAGATAATAAACAACTTGAACAATAAACGCAATGCCACCAGCCTGCTTCCTACCTCCATGTCAACGAGTACTGCCGCAAGCCAAGTGAAAAAG CAGGACCCAGGCAAGCCCCCAGCCTCCGAGGCCCCGGTCTCCTGGAGAACTTCTCTGAGAAAGGCAGGCAGCTCGGTGACTCTGGGCTCAGCTGGACTGTCTGACCCCAGCCAAGACCCCAGCAGACCTCCAGAGACTGTTGTGGGCATGACCCGCTCTGCCTCCAGCCCCCGCCTCAGCTCTGAGGCCGACACCAAG GAGCCGAGGCTCGCTCGGGTACCGCCCATCCCTACACGGAGACTCTTAAGTATTCCAGACAACAGCCCTGACAACTCCAACAG TTGGCTAAGTCGTAGCTCCTCTTACACCCGGCGCCTTCATAGTCAATCAGGGAATGATCTCACTAGTTCCACCCCCTCTTTGCTACACAG CTCATCTTATGGAAAGAGACTGGATGACCCCACTGTGACCTCAGCTAGCACAGGAACAAGCTCTGCTGGACTCAGCCGCCTTAATAGTATCTTGGCCCAGAG ACTTCCTCAGGAACAGACAGAAAAGAAGGATCAGTCTGCCGTCACCACCTCCCACTCTCGGAGCACGGCCACAGGCGAACAGGAGGCCAAGCAGAGGCGCAA ATCGTATCTGACGCCAGTGCGGGACGAGGAGGCAGAGGCACAGAGGAAGGCTCGCTCCAGACACGCACGGCAGTCCCGGCGCTCCACTCAG GGAGTGACGCTTACAGATCTGCAGGAGGCAGAGAAGACAATGAAGACGGACaacaaggggagagagaagaaggaggaggaagagaaggaaaaagagaAGGAGGCAAAAGCGAAGAAGGGAGAGGAGGGG GAAGTGAGCTGGAGGTCTCGTATTGCCAGTCTGCAGAAGTCTGACCTGCTGGGCCTCACACAGCCCGCCGGCACTCCACGCCCTCAGACATCTGACAGGAGAG ATGTTGAGGCCAGCACAGGGGAGAGCGAAACAGAGCGATGGGCCAGGGAGCgcagggagaggagacaagctCGGGCCAGAAGGAAGGCACAGAGGACCGGGGAG AGTGATGACAATGATCCCAGTGGAGAGGAAGAGTTTTCAGGCAGTGGGCTGGatacacag CAGAGTCTCAATGATAGCGGTGTCTCTGACCTCTGCTCTGCTCGTCTACTCAGGCCCTTTAACGACTGCACCCAGGGAGACGGCTCTGACACCAATGATTTTAAGAAG TTGTTCGAGGAGGTCTCCAGAGAAAACAGCCAGCTCCAGTCTCAGCTGCAGGACACCCAGAGGATTATCAGTCAGACCAGGTTGGACCTGGAAAAGGCCACACAG AGGCAGGAGCGCTTCACTGACTGTTCAGCCTTGCTGGAGCTGGAAAGAAAG GACCGGAGGATGTTGGAGCGTCGAatggcagagctggaggaggagctaAAG GTTCTGGTCGACCTGAGAGCAGACAACCAGCGTCTTAAAGATGAAAATGGAGCACTGATCCGTGTCATCAGCAAACTCTCCAAAtag
- the zmp:0000001167 gene encoding protein phosphatase 1 regulatory subunit 12A isoform X10 yields MAATDHSRSEAAKQRRQDQLQRWLGSETDRTGLEARETSSGSGTRRAKVRFAQGAVFMAACSAGDREEVAALLRQGADINHANIDGLTALHQACIDENAEMVQFLVESGSDVNRGDNEGWTPLHAAASCGFIQIAKYLIEHGAHVGAVNSEGELPLDVATEDVMVRLLKGEIKKQAIDVDNARKEEERVMLQDAMAVLAGGGTLTPHPNTKATALHVAAAKGYIEVLKVLLQCGVDVDSRDIDGWTPLHAGAHWGQEEVCSLLADNMCDMGAVNNVGQTPLDVADENLTDTLEELQKKQNALRSEKEKQTPVIGTSPQISMVPVRTRRTSISRMSSKEKICLHEREKHPPPALQSSPAEDDEEEGQTGQSQGKASSSSSSEEESESESDAESEKAKNREIINNLNNKRNATSLLPTSMSTSTAASQVKKQDPGKPPASEAPVSWRTSLRKAGSSVTLGSAGLSDPSQDPSRPPETVVGMTRSASSPRLSSEADTKEPRLARVPPIPTRRLLSIPDNSPDNSNSWLSRSSSYTRRLHSQSGNDLTSSTPSLLHSSSYGKRLDDPTVTSASTGTSSAGLSRLNSILAQRLPQEQTEKKDQSAVTTSHSRSTATGEQEAKQRRKSYLTPVRDEEAEAQRKARSRHARQSRRSTQGVTLTDLQEAEKTMKTDNKGREKKEEEEKEKEKEAKAKKGEEGEVSWRSRIASLQKSDLLGLTQPAGTPRPQTSDRRDVEASTGESETERWARERRERRQARARRKAQRTGESDDNDPSGEEEFSGSGLDTQTDQRLSSRPFNDCTQGDGSDTNDFKKLFEEVSRENSQLQSQLQDTQRIISQTRLDLEKATQRQERFTDCSALLELERKVLVDLRADNQRLKDENGALIRVISKLSK; encoded by the exons ATGGCGGCTACTGACCATTCCCGGTCCGAAGCTGCCAAACAGCGACGGCAGGATCAGCTGCAGCGATGGCTGGGCTCAGAGACGGATCGGACGGGATTGGAGGCCCGGGAAACTTCGAGCGGTTCCGGGACGCGGCGGGCGAAAGTCCGGTTCGCACAAGGAGCCGTGTTTATGGCTGCCTGCTCCGCCGGAGACCGGGAGGAAGTGGCAGCGCTACTCCGGCAGGGAGCTGACATCAACCACGCCAACATAGATGGACTGACAGCGCTTCATCAG GCCTGCATTGATGAAAATGCTGAGATGGTGCAGTTTCTCGTGGAGAGCGGGAGTGATGTCAACAGAGGGGACAACGAGGGCTGGACTCCGCTGCACGCTGCAGCCTCCTGTGGCTTCATCCAGATCGCTAA ATACCTGATAGAGCATGGCGCTCACGTCGGGGCGGTGAACAGTGAAGGAGAGCTTCCTCTGGACGTGGCCACGGAAGACGTCATGGTGAGACTTCTCAAAGGGGAAATCAAAAAACAAG CAATAGACGTGGACAACGCCaggaaggaagaggagagggtCATGCTCCAGGATGCCATGGCAGTGCTGGCAGGAGGTGGCACCCTCACACCTCACCCAAATACCAAGGCAACCGCTCTGCACGTTGCCGCTGCCAAAGGCTACATTGAAGTCCTGAA GGTGCTGTTACAGTGTGGGGTGGATGTGGACAGCAGGGACATTGACGGGTGGACGCCCCTGCATGCAGGAGCTCACTGGGGGCAGGAGGAAGTGTGCTCCCTGCTGGCTGACAACATGTGTGATATGGGTGCCGTCAACAATGTG GGCCAAACACCTCTGGATGTAGCAGATGAGAACCTGACGGACActctggaggagctgcagaagaAGCAGAACGCT TTACGCAGcgagaaagagaaacagactCCTGTTATTGGGACCAGCCCGCAAATCTCCATGGTACCAGTTCGCACACGCAG GACTTCTATCTCTCGTATGAGCAGTAAGGAGAAGATCTGCCTCCACGAGCGAGAGAAGCACCCACCTCCTGCCCTGCAGAGCAGCCCGGCCgaggatgatgaggaggaaggcCAGACGGGGCAGAGCCAGGGGAAGGCCTCCAGCAGCTCCAGCTCGGAGGAAGAGAGCGAATCGGAGAGCGACGCAGAGTCGG AGAAAGCAAAAAACCGAGAGATAATAAACAACTTGAACAATAAACGCAATGCCACCAGCCTGCTTCCTACCTCCATGTCAACGAGTACTGCCGCAAGCCAAGTGAAAAAG CAGGACCCAGGCAAGCCCCCAGCCTCCGAGGCCCCGGTCTCCTGGAGAACTTCTCTGAGAAAGGCAGGCAGCTCGGTGACTCTGGGCTCAGCTGGACTGTCTGACCCCAGCCAAGACCCCAGCAGACCTCCAGAGACTGTTGTGGGCATGACCCGCTCTGCCTCCAGCCCCCGCCTCAGCTCTGAGGCCGACACCAAG GAGCCGAGGCTCGCTCGGGTACCGCCCATCCCTACACGGAGACTCTTAAGTATTCCAGACAACAGCCCTGACAACTCCAACAG TTGGCTAAGTCGTAGCTCCTCTTACACCCGGCGCCTTCATAGTCAATCAGGGAATGATCTCACTAGTTCCACCCCCTCTTTGCTACACAG CTCATCTTATGGAAAGAGACTGGATGACCCCACTGTGACCTCAGCTAGCACAGGAACAAGCTCTGCTGGACTCAGCCGCCTTAATAGTATCTTGGCCCAGAG ACTTCCTCAGGAACAGACAGAAAAGAAGGATCAGTCTGCCGTCACCACCTCCCACTCTCGGAGCACGGCCACAGGCGAACAGGAGGCCAAGCAGAGGCGCAA ATCGTATCTGACGCCAGTGCGGGACGAGGAGGCAGAGGCACAGAGGAAGGCTCGCTCCAGACACGCACGGCAGTCCCGGCGCTCCACTCAG GGAGTGACGCTTACAGATCTGCAGGAGGCAGAGAAGACAATGAAGACGGACaacaaggggagagagaagaaggaggaggaagagaaggaaaaagagaAGGAGGCAAAAGCGAAGAAGGGAGAGGAGGGG GAAGTGAGCTGGAGGTCTCGTATTGCCAGTCTGCAGAAGTCTGACCTGCTGGGCCTCACACAGCCCGCCGGCACTCCACGCCCTCAGACATCTGACAGGAGAG ATGTTGAGGCCAGCACAGGGGAGAGCGAAACAGAGCGATGGGCCAGGGAGCgcagggagaggagacaagctCGGGCCAGAAGGAAGGCACAGAGGACCGGGGAG AGTGATGACAATGATCCCAGTGGAGAGGAAGAGTTTTCAGGCAGTGGGCTGGatacacag acagaccaacGCTTGAGTTCCAG GCCCTTTAACGACTGCACCCAGGGAGACGGCTCTGACACCAATGATTTTAAGAAG TTGTTCGAGGAGGTCTCCAGAGAAAACAGCCAGCTCCAGTCTCAGCTGCAGGACACCCAGAGGATTATCAGTCAGACCAGGTTGGACCTGGAAAAGGCCACACAG AGGCAGGAGCGCTTCACTGACTGTTCAGCCTTGCTGGAGCTGGAAAGAAAG GTTCTGGTCGACCTGAGAGCAGACAACCAGCGTCTTAAAGATGAAAATGGAGCACTGATCCGTGTCATCAGCAAACTCTCCAAAtag
- the zmp:0000001167 gene encoding protein phosphatase 1 regulatory subunit 12A isoform X3: MAATDHSRSEAAKQRRQDQLQRWLGSETDRTGLEARETSSGSGTRRAKVRFAQGAVFMAACSAGDREEVAALLRQGADINHANIDGLTALHQACIDENAEMVQFLVESGSDVNRGDNEGWTPLHAAASCGFIQIAKYLIEHGAHVGAVNSEGELPLDVATEDVMVRLLKGEIKKQAIDVDNARKEEERVMLQDAMAVLAGGGTLTPHPNTKATALHVAAAKGYIEVLKVLLQCGVDVDSRDIDGWTPLHAGAHWGQEEVCSLLADNMCDMGAVNNVGQTPLDVADENLTDTLEELQKKQNALRSEKEKQTPVIGTSPQISMVPVRTRRTSISRMSSKEKICLHEREKHPPPALQSSPAEDDEEEGQTGQSQGKASSSSSSEEESESESDAESEKAKNREIINNLNNKRNATSLLPTSMSTSTAASQVKKDPGKPPASEAPVSWRTSLRKAGSSVTLGSAGLSDPSQDPSRPPETVVGMTRSASSPRLSSEADTKEPRLARVPPIPTRRLLSIPDNSPDNSNSWLSRSSSYTRRLHSQSGNDLTSSTPSLLHSSSYGKRLDDPTVTSASTGTSSAGLSRLNSILAQRLPQEQTEKKDQSAVTTSHSRSTATGEQEAKQRRKSYLTPVRDEEAEAQRKARSRHARQSRRSTQGVTLTDLQEAEKTMKTDNKGREKKEEEEKEKEKEAKAKKGEEGEVSWRSRIASLQKSDLLGLTQPAGTPRPQTSDRRDVEASTGESETERWARERRERRQARARRKAQRTGESDDNDPSGEEEFSGSGLDTQQSLNDSGVSDLCSARLLRPFNDCTQGDGSDTNDFKKLFEEVSRENSQLQSQLQDTQRIISQTRLDLEKATQRQERFTDCSALLELERKDRRMLERRMAELEEELKVLVDLRADNQRLKDENGALIRVISKLSK, translated from the exons ATGGCGGCTACTGACCATTCCCGGTCCGAAGCTGCCAAACAGCGACGGCAGGATCAGCTGCAGCGATGGCTGGGCTCAGAGACGGATCGGACGGGATTGGAGGCCCGGGAAACTTCGAGCGGTTCCGGGACGCGGCGGGCGAAAGTCCGGTTCGCACAAGGAGCCGTGTTTATGGCTGCCTGCTCCGCCGGAGACCGGGAGGAAGTGGCAGCGCTACTCCGGCAGGGAGCTGACATCAACCACGCCAACATAGATGGACTGACAGCGCTTCATCAG GCCTGCATTGATGAAAATGCTGAGATGGTGCAGTTTCTCGTGGAGAGCGGGAGTGATGTCAACAGAGGGGACAACGAGGGCTGGACTCCGCTGCACGCTGCAGCCTCCTGTGGCTTCATCCAGATCGCTAA ATACCTGATAGAGCATGGCGCTCACGTCGGGGCGGTGAACAGTGAAGGAGAGCTTCCTCTGGACGTGGCCACGGAAGACGTCATGGTGAGACTTCTCAAAGGGGAAATCAAAAAACAAG CAATAGACGTGGACAACGCCaggaaggaagaggagagggtCATGCTCCAGGATGCCATGGCAGTGCTGGCAGGAGGTGGCACCCTCACACCTCACCCAAATACCAAGGCAACCGCTCTGCACGTTGCCGCTGCCAAAGGCTACATTGAAGTCCTGAA GGTGCTGTTACAGTGTGGGGTGGATGTGGACAGCAGGGACATTGACGGGTGGACGCCCCTGCATGCAGGAGCTCACTGGGGGCAGGAGGAAGTGTGCTCCCTGCTGGCTGACAACATGTGTGATATGGGTGCCGTCAACAATGTG GGCCAAACACCTCTGGATGTAGCAGATGAGAACCTGACGGACActctggaggagctgcagaagaAGCAGAACGCT TTACGCAGcgagaaagagaaacagactCCTGTTATTGGGACCAGCCCGCAAATCTCCATGGTACCAGTTCGCACACGCAG GACTTCTATCTCTCGTATGAGCAGTAAGGAGAAGATCTGCCTCCACGAGCGAGAGAAGCACCCACCTCCTGCCCTGCAGAGCAGCCCGGCCgaggatgatgaggaggaaggcCAGACGGGGCAGAGCCAGGGGAAGGCCTCCAGCAGCTCCAGCTCGGAGGAAGAGAGCGAATCGGAGAGCGACGCAGAGTCGG AGAAAGCAAAAAACCGAGAGATAATAAACAACTTGAACAATAAACGCAATGCCACCAGCCTGCTTCCTACCTCCATGTCAACGAGTACTGCCGCAAGCCAAGTGAAAAAG GACCCAGGCAAGCCCCCAGCCTCCGAGGCCCCGGTCTCCTGGAGAACTTCTCTGAGAAAGGCAGGCAGCTCGGTGACTCTGGGCTCAGCTGGACTGTCTGACCCCAGCCAAGACCCCAGCAGACCTCCAGAGACTGTTGTGGGCATGACCCGCTCTGCCTCCAGCCCCCGCCTCAGCTCTGAGGCCGACACCAAG GAGCCGAGGCTCGCTCGGGTACCGCCCATCCCTACACGGAGACTCTTAAGTATTCCAGACAACAGCCCTGACAACTCCAACAG TTGGCTAAGTCGTAGCTCCTCTTACACCCGGCGCCTTCATAGTCAATCAGGGAATGATCTCACTAGTTCCACCCCCTCTTTGCTACACAG CTCATCTTATGGAAAGAGACTGGATGACCCCACTGTGACCTCAGCTAGCACAGGAACAAGCTCTGCTGGACTCAGCCGCCTTAATAGTATCTTGGCCCAGAG ACTTCCTCAGGAACAGACAGAAAAGAAGGATCAGTCTGCCGTCACCACCTCCCACTCTCGGAGCACGGCCACAGGCGAACAGGAGGCCAAGCAGAGGCGCAA ATCGTATCTGACGCCAGTGCGGGACGAGGAGGCAGAGGCACAGAGGAAGGCTCGCTCCAGACACGCACGGCAGTCCCGGCGCTCCACTCAG GGAGTGACGCTTACAGATCTGCAGGAGGCAGAGAAGACAATGAAGACGGACaacaaggggagagagaagaaggaggaggaagagaaggaaaaagagaAGGAGGCAAAAGCGAAGAAGGGAGAGGAGGGG GAAGTGAGCTGGAGGTCTCGTATTGCCAGTCTGCAGAAGTCTGACCTGCTGGGCCTCACACAGCCCGCCGGCACTCCACGCCCTCAGACATCTGACAGGAGAG ATGTTGAGGCCAGCACAGGGGAGAGCGAAACAGAGCGATGGGCCAGGGAGCgcagggagaggagacaagctCGGGCCAGAAGGAAGGCACAGAGGACCGGGGAG AGTGATGACAATGATCCCAGTGGAGAGGAAGAGTTTTCAGGCAGTGGGCTGGatacacag CAGAGTCTCAATGATAGCGGTGTCTCTGACCTCTGCTCTGCTCGTCTACTCAGGCCCTTTAACGACTGCACCCAGGGAGACGGCTCTGACACCAATGATTTTAAGAAG TTGTTCGAGGAGGTCTCCAGAGAAAACAGCCAGCTCCAGTCTCAGCTGCAGGACACCCAGAGGATTATCAGTCAGACCAGGTTGGACCTGGAAAAGGCCACACAG AGGCAGGAGCGCTTCACTGACTGTTCAGCCTTGCTGGAGCTGGAAAGAAAG GACCGGAGGATGTTGGAGCGTCGAatggcagagctggaggaggagctaAAG GTTCTGGTCGACCTGAGAGCAGACAACCAGCGTCTTAAAGATGAAAATGGAGCACTGATCCGTGTCATCAGCAAACTCTCCAAAtag
- the zmp:0000001167 gene encoding protein phosphatase 1 regulatory subunit 12A isoform X5: MAATDHSRSEAAKQRRQDQLQRWLGSETDRTGLEARETSSGSGTRRAKVRFAQGAVFMAACSAGDREEVAALLRQGADINHANIDGLTALHQACIDENAEMVQFLVESGSDVNRGDNEGWTPLHAAASCGFIQIAKYLIEHGAHVGAVNSEGELPLDVATEDVMVRLLKGEIKKQAIDVDNARKEEERVMLQDAMAVLAGGGTLTPHPNTKATALHVAAAKGYIEVLKVLLQCGVDVDSRDIDGWTPLHAGAHWGQEEVCSLLADNMCDMGAVNNVGQTPLDVADENLTDTLEELQKKQNALRSEKEKQTPVIGTSPQISMVPVRTRRTSISRMSSKEKICLHEREKHPPPALQSSPAEDDEEEGQTGQSQGKASSSSSSEEESESESDAESEKAKNREIINNLNNKRNATSLLPTSMSTSTAASQVKKQDPGKPPASEAPVSWRTSLRKAGSSVTLGSAGLSDPSQDPSRPPETVVGMTRSASSPRLSSEADTKEPRLARVPPIPTRRLLSIPDNSPDNSNSWLSRSSSYTRRLHSQSGNDLTSSTPSLLHSSSYGKRLDDPTVTSASTGTSSAGLSRLNSILAQRLPQEQTEKKDQSAVTTSHSRSTATGEQEAKQRRKSYLTPVRDEEAEAQRKARSRHARQSRRSTQGVTLTDLQEAEKTMKTDNKGREKKEEEEKEKEKEAKAKKGEEGEVSWRSRIASLQKSDLLGLTQPAGTPRPQTSDRRDVEASTGESETERWARERRERRQARARRKAQRTGESDDNDPSGEEEFSGSGLDTQTDQRLSSRPFNDCTQGDGSDTNDFKKLFEEVSRENSQLQSQLQDTQRIISQTRLDLEKATQRQERFTDCSALLELERKDRRMLERRMAELEEELKVLVDLRADNQRLKDENGALIRVISKLSK, from the exons ATGGCGGCTACTGACCATTCCCGGTCCGAAGCTGCCAAACAGCGACGGCAGGATCAGCTGCAGCGATGGCTGGGCTCAGAGACGGATCGGACGGGATTGGAGGCCCGGGAAACTTCGAGCGGTTCCGGGACGCGGCGGGCGAAAGTCCGGTTCGCACAAGGAGCCGTGTTTATGGCTGCCTGCTCCGCCGGAGACCGGGAGGAAGTGGCAGCGCTACTCCGGCAGGGAGCTGACATCAACCACGCCAACATAGATGGACTGACAGCGCTTCATCAG GCCTGCATTGATGAAAATGCTGAGATGGTGCAGTTTCTCGTGGAGAGCGGGAGTGATGTCAACAGAGGGGACAACGAGGGCTGGACTCCGCTGCACGCTGCAGCCTCCTGTGGCTTCATCCAGATCGCTAA ATACCTGATAGAGCATGGCGCTCACGTCGGGGCGGTGAACAGTGAAGGAGAGCTTCCTCTGGACGTGGCCACGGAAGACGTCATGGTGAGACTTCTCAAAGGGGAAATCAAAAAACAAG CAATAGACGTGGACAACGCCaggaaggaagaggagagggtCATGCTCCAGGATGCCATGGCAGTGCTGGCAGGAGGTGGCACCCTCACACCTCACCCAAATACCAAGGCAACCGCTCTGCACGTTGCCGCTGCCAAAGGCTACATTGAAGTCCTGAA GGTGCTGTTACAGTGTGGGGTGGATGTGGACAGCAGGGACATTGACGGGTGGACGCCCCTGCATGCAGGAGCTCACTGGGGGCAGGAGGAAGTGTGCTCCCTGCTGGCTGACAACATGTGTGATATGGGTGCCGTCAACAATGTG GGCCAAACACCTCTGGATGTAGCAGATGAGAACCTGACGGACActctggaggagctgcagaagaAGCAGAACGCT TTACGCAGcgagaaagagaaacagactCCTGTTATTGGGACCAGCCCGCAAATCTCCATGGTACCAGTTCGCACACGCAG GACTTCTATCTCTCGTATGAGCAGTAAGGAGAAGATCTGCCTCCACGAGCGAGAGAAGCACCCACCTCCTGCCCTGCAGAGCAGCCCGGCCgaggatgatgaggaggaaggcCAGACGGGGCAGAGCCAGGGGAAGGCCTCCAGCAGCTCCAGCTCGGAGGAAGAGAGCGAATCGGAGAGCGACGCAGAGTCGG AGAAAGCAAAAAACCGAGAGATAATAAACAACTTGAACAATAAACGCAATGCCACCAGCCTGCTTCCTACCTCCATGTCAACGAGTACTGCCGCAAGCCAAGTGAAAAAG CAGGACCCAGGCAAGCCCCCAGCCTCCGAGGCCCCGGTCTCCTGGAGAACTTCTCTGAGAAAGGCAGGCAGCTCGGTGACTCTGGGCTCAGCTGGACTGTCTGACCCCAGCCAAGACCCCAGCAGACCTCCAGAGACTGTTGTGGGCATGACCCGCTCTGCCTCCAGCCCCCGCCTCAGCTCTGAGGCCGACACCAAG GAGCCGAGGCTCGCTCGGGTACCGCCCATCCCTACACGGAGACTCTTAAGTATTCCAGACAACAGCCCTGACAACTCCAACAG TTGGCTAAGTCGTAGCTCCTCTTACACCCGGCGCCTTCATAGTCAATCAGGGAATGATCTCACTAGTTCCACCCCCTCTTTGCTACACAG CTCATCTTATGGAAAGAGACTGGATGACCCCACTGTGACCTCAGCTAGCACAGGAACAAGCTCTGCTGGACTCAGCCGCCTTAATAGTATCTTGGCCCAGAG ACTTCCTCAGGAACAGACAGAAAAGAAGGATCAGTCTGCCGTCACCACCTCCCACTCTCGGAGCACGGCCACAGGCGAACAGGAGGCCAAGCAGAGGCGCAA ATCGTATCTGACGCCAGTGCGGGACGAGGAGGCAGAGGCACAGAGGAAGGCTCGCTCCAGACACGCACGGCAGTCCCGGCGCTCCACTCAG GGAGTGACGCTTACAGATCTGCAGGAGGCAGAGAAGACAATGAAGACGGACaacaaggggagagagaagaaggaggaggaagagaaggaaaaagagaAGGAGGCAAAAGCGAAGAAGGGAGAGGAGGGG GAAGTGAGCTGGAGGTCTCGTATTGCCAGTCTGCAGAAGTCTGACCTGCTGGGCCTCACACAGCCCGCCGGCACTCCACGCCCTCAGACATCTGACAGGAGAG ATGTTGAGGCCAGCACAGGGGAGAGCGAAACAGAGCGATGGGCCAGGGAGCgcagggagaggagacaagctCGGGCCAGAAGGAAGGCACAGAGGACCGGGGAG AGTGATGACAATGATCCCAGTGGAGAGGAAGAGTTTTCAGGCAGTGGGCTGGatacacag acagaccaacGCTTGAGTTCCAG GCCCTTTAACGACTGCACCCAGGGAGACGGCTCTGACACCAATGATTTTAAGAAG TTGTTCGAGGAGGTCTCCAGAGAAAACAGCCAGCTCCAGTCTCAGCTGCAGGACACCCAGAGGATTATCAGTCAGACCAGGTTGGACCTGGAAAAGGCCACACAG AGGCAGGAGCGCTTCACTGACTGTTCAGCCTTGCTGGAGCTGGAAAGAAAG GACCGGAGGATGTTGGAGCGTCGAatggcagagctggaggaggagctaAAG GTTCTGGTCGACCTGAGAGCAGACAACCAGCGTCTTAAAGATGAAAATGGAGCACTGATCCGTGTCATCAGCAAACTCTCCAAAtag